In Bradyrhizobium sp. WD16, the genomic stretch GGCGCGCGCCAAAAGCGCGGAATACTCCCGCGCTGCGCAGCCCGCCGCTCACACCCGGCCGGCGGGTCCCGGCAACTGCTGCCAGTCGAGCCCGAGCCGTTCGCAGGCCTCGCGGACTTCGCGCATGTCGAGGTCCTGGCGCGAGCCGCCGAGCGGTACCTGCGCCGTGCGGCCCTCGCGATGCACCGTCACCATCACCGGACCTTCGTGCCGCTGGTGATGTTCGTGTTTGTCGAACCGACAGCCGTGATCTTCCAGCCACTTTCGAAACGTCGCACTTTCCATGGACTTGCTCCTGTCTTGGCGACATCGCCCGTGTCACGAAACGAAGATGGGTAATGGTCAGCTCAACCGGTGGCGCCTGGCGGCCTCAGTCCTCCTGCGCCGCCCGTTCGATCGCGTCGGCATAGCCGGCCAGCCGGTCATAGCCACTGGCAATCCTGAGCAGGCGCGCCTGCAGGTCGGCGTCCGGCGATGCCCTGGCCTCGTCGCGCGTCATCGTCGCGCATTTACGCCAATATTCCCCATCGTAAACTTCTTCCGGCGTTAAGGGCCTGTGCGCGTCCAGGAACATGGAATCGCTCCCTCCTATCGGAGCGACTGCCACAAAACGCAAAAGTGATGGCGGCTTATTGATCGAGGTCAAAGCCGCCTCGAGGCGCGGCGCCGCGACGCACCATGCGCCAACCGGTGTCCGCGTCACGCGAGAACGCGAGCATGATCCTTTCGATCAGATCTTCTCCGTTGACGGAGTTTCCTCCGCCCCGCGAGGGCCGAGCGCAAACAGGCTGGACAGCGAGGGAACTCCTGGCGGCCGAGCGAATTGCGCGAGATCAGGCCGAGGATCCGCGCATGGCAAAACTGGTCAAGCAGCTTCAAAGGCAGGCCGACAAGGCCGCACGCCTCGCCATCGAGATGAACGACCCGGAATTGTCGAAAGACTTCGCCAATCTCGCCGCCGCCTACCGGGCGCAGGCGGCAACAGTGAAGGAAACGGCAAAGAAGAAGGGCAAGAAGAACCGGGCCGGGAAATAGAGCCCACCGCAATTGCTCGCCTCAACCGTTGCGCCGAGCGATCGCGGTCGATGCCGGGCGGCGAGGAGCGGCGCCAAGCGCACCTCTCCCCGCACTGCGGCTGGCATCCGGGGAACTCGTCAGGCCTGCGAACAGGCTCCCCGGCGGCAAGGACTTGAGACTGCAAGCATTGGGAAGCCTGCGCGCGGATCGAGGCTCTACGACAGCGCGCTCCAGGTGCCGTCGGGATTGCGGCAGGCGGTGCCGCGCTCGGTCTGCGGCTGGCCGTCGATATAGATCACCTGGGTGAATGGCCGGCACCGCATGCCCTGGCGCTGATAGGCGGCGCCGGGGACGACATCGCCGTAGCGGCCGGTCTGCGGATTGCGCCATTGGACCGGCGTTCCGGCCGGTCCCTGATCGAGCGCCCGCATCTGCGCCTCGTAGGCGAGCCGCCGGTCCTGCTCGTCGAGACTGGCGCCGATCCGGTTGCCGATCAGGCCACCGATGGCCGCGCCGGCCAGAGCCGCGCCGACGCGCTCGCCGGTGCCACCGCCGATCGTCGATCCGATCAGCGCGCCGGCGATGGCACCGCCGGCGGTGCCGGTGTTCTCCTTTGGCCCTGCGTTGGACGCACAGCCCGCCAGCGCGACGGCGAAAAGGGTGGAAATGAGAATGGTCGGCTTCCGCATCATGTGTGTCCGCTCGCAGAGTTGGCGGCTGCGCGGGCATTTCCACCCAGCCGGAAGGCAAATCGAAATCGCAAGAGGGGCCACACCGCATGGTCCTTATCCCGGCCATTCGCATCGCGGTGCGCCAGGCGCGCCGCGTGAAATGGTAGGATCAAAAGGACCACCAGAACATTAATGGTCTGGCGGAGCGTTGGATCTGAGCCTCGTTCGCATGTCCGCTGTAACGCGGGCCGCGCCTGAGATCCGCTCCACCGGGCGTCCCCCTTGCCTTTCGAGACGAGCAAGATTGAATGATTGGGGCGGAAATTCGACCGTGCGGATCGCGCAGCGGGCGAATCGCAACTTGCGCGCCGATGTCGCCGTTTGCACCCAGGGCATTGCGCCGCAATGCGTGATAGAATCAAATCATTTCCACAAGCTCAGATATTGCAATTCCGGCTGGCAGGACTTTAGATCGGCCAAGGACAAGAGGGCGACGGCGATGAGAAAACCATCGAAAGCCAGGAAAGCGGCGCGCAAGACGAAGGCGGCGCCCAAGAAGAGATCCCCCAAGAAGCGATCCCTTAAGAAGACATCGCGCAAGAAAGCCGCGGCCAAGAAGTCGCCGGTCAAGAAGACCACCCGCAAGAAGACGGCGGCCACGAAGACCGCGAGCAGGAAGGCGAAGGCCATCGGCAAGCGCGTTGCCGCGGCTACCGGCTGCTGCACGTTGACGGGGAGCGGTCCCGACGAGCAGCGCGAAGGCCTGACCAAGGAGCAATGCCGGCGCCTCGCCATGCGCAAGGGCAAGAATTACCAGTGGATCGCCGGTCTGTGTGCCGAGTCGGGCCGGCGGTGAAGTCCGCCCGCCGGCTTCCCGCGATGGCCGCCCTGCTGGGCGCCATGGCCTGCACCGGCTGCGCCGTCCCCTCCTATGACGTGCCGCGCGACGAATATGCACAGCCAACGGTGCGAACGATCATCGAACGCATTCAATGCGAGTTGCGCGACATGGTGCGCGACGACCGACCGGGCGATCCGGCCGCCTTCCACCGGCTGTTTCTTCTCAATGGCGACTACGAGGTCGTCGCCTCGCTCTCCCTCGAAGTCAACGACGCCGGCGGATTGGCTCCGAGCGTCACATACCTGACGCCGCTCGGGGCGGCCGCCTCGCTGACGGTGAGCGCCAACGCAACGCTCAACGCCTCCCGCGACCACACCTTCAGCGAGAATGTGCAACTCTCCATCCGACAGATCTATCAGGACTGGAAGTCGGGCCTCAGACCCTACGACTGTCCGGCGGCGGACACCCATCTGTCGGGGGCGCTCGGCGTCAAGGATCTGGTGTCGATGGCCGCCTCCACACCCGAGCTGAGCGAAACCACGAAGGACGGGCGAAAAGGCGTCTTCGGCGGAACCATCCAGTTCGTCGTGACGAAATCGCTCACCGCCGCCGGGCCGGCGTGGGCGCTGGTGCGCTTCAGGAACATTTCGCTGCTCGGCAACCTGTCCGAGATCAACACCGACCGGATCACCCTGGCTTTCGCCCAGGGCAGTCTCGCCGGCAAACGGCTGCCTCAGATCAATGGGTACAATGCCGCCGGCTATCAATTCCTGCAGCAGCAGCTGCTCAACTCGATCAATTCGCAATTGGTCATTCAGAACAGCCCGCGATGACGCGGCGAGGCCGGCGCTCATCGACCTGGCGCACCGTCATCGGCAAGCCGCGCTACTGAAAATTTCTGGCGAGCTGGCGGACGCTGTTCAGCACCATGTTCCCCAAGCGCTTGCCGCGGTTGCGCAGAATGCGCTGCAGGCCGCTGTCGACGAAGTACTGCAGGATGATCAGGTCGCGCGTCGTTACCTCCGGGCCGACCGGGTCGACCGAATGCCAGCTCTCGTCGCCGACGGCGAAGGCAAAGCCGGAATTGGGCAGGAACTGGCCTTTGCCGGCGCGCTCGAGGCTGCCGTCGGCCGCACGCCTGTGCAGCACCGTGCCGATATGCGCCGTGGCCGCGTCCCGCGGCAGGTAGATCAGGACGGTGATGCCCTTCCAGTGCGTGTCGGTGTGCGGCGCGATGTGATAGCCGGCGATGTCGCGGGTCAACACCGGAATCGGAAACAGGCCGACCTTGTCGTAGCCGGCGCCGAAGCGCGCGCGCAGGCCGGGCGCCATCCGGCGAACGAAGGCTGCCTGCAATTCGCTCGAGCACAGGACACGGCCGACCAGATCCCACACCGCGCGCTTCTCCGGCGGCAGGGCGCGCGTGTATTCGGGAAACAGATCGATCTTCACCCGCGTCGGTGTGCCGTCGGCGAGGTCGTTCTCCCTGGCGCGGCCCGACATCGGTCGATAGTCCGCCGCATCGGGCAAGGTCGCGGTCATCTGCCGGTAGAGATCAGGCGGAAAGAACCGATCGAATGTAACGTGGTGAAACGGCGCACTCACGTCGCGCGCGCCATCAACGGCCCTCACCACGAAATCGGAAATATCTTTCATCGACCCCAGCTCGCTCATGGAAAATCAATACCGGCACTGCTCGCCGCGAGCAAGCGACTGACATATCAACCCGCAAGCGAGTTGAGAAACGCTCCGATCTCGACGCGAGAGCGGAAGAATGGTTTCGCTCGGCAGCCGTCCGTAAACGCTTCGATGATCCAACGCCCGACTGATGCGGCCTCGCGCGTGGGTGCGATCGCATCGCGCTGCAATCGCGGAGCATCATAGCTGCCGGCGGCTCGGCCACAAGCTCGCCAAGGCAGACGTTACGGTGCAGCCCGCACTCGCCACCTTCGGCTAAGCGACCATGGAGGCGCCGGAGACGAAGCTATCGCCCTGTTCCTCAAAAGGCCGGAATCTGGCCGGGCAACTTGTCCTTGATGACCTGGCGGATGGTGTCATTCTGATAGGCGTGCACCAGCTTGGCTACCCAAGGGGCATTCTTGTCGCGCTCGCGGACAGCTATGAAATTGTTGTAGGGGTTGTTGACCGGCGACTCGATCGCGATCGCGTCTTTCTCTGGAATCAGCCCGGCCGGAACGGCGTAGTTGGTATTGATCACAGCGGCGTCGACATCGTCGAGGCTGCGCGGAAGCTGGGCCGCGTCGATCTCGCGGATCCGCAGCTTCTTGGGATTGTCGATGACATCGAGCACGGTCGGCAACAGGCCCACACCGTCCTTGACCTTGATCAGCTTCTGAGCCTGCAGGAGCAGGAGCGCACGCCCGCCGTTGGACGGGTCGTTCGGGATGCCGATCGAGGCACCGTCCCTGATTTCGCCAACAGACTTGACCTTCCTGGAATAGAGGCC encodes the following:
- a CDS encoding RT0821/Lpp0805 family surface protein — its product is MRKPTILISTLFAVALAGCASNAGPKENTGTAGGAIAGALIGSTIGGGTGERVGAALAGAAIGGLIGNRIGASLDEQDRRLAYEAQMRALDQGPAGTPVQWRNPQTGRYGDVVPGAAYQRQGMRCRPFTQVIYIDGQPQTERGTACRNPDGTWSALS
- a CDS encoding MetQ/NlpA family ABC transporter substrate-binding protein, which gives rise to MHRLVSLLVGVALFAAPAFADQKIKVGISSGNDEAVWGKVKEIAARDGLDITVVVFNDYLLPNAALDAGDLDANAFQHKPFLDNQIKTRGYKITPVGETIVAPIGLYSRKVKSVGEIRDGASIGIPNDPSNGGRALLLLQAQKLIKVKDGVGLLPTVLDVIDNPKKLRIREIDAAQLPRSLDDVDAAVINTNYAVPAGLIPEKDAIAIESPVNNPYNNFIAVRERDKNAPWVAKLVHAYQNDTIRQVIKDKLPGQIPAF